The DNA window CTCTTTTCCACAATCTTGAGACtctcaaattatatatttccaACAGCTGATGCAGATTTGAAGATGAACAAAAGGTAGTATATTCAGTTTATCATTCAGTTAAACTCGAACGAACTAGTTTTAAGTTTAACCACttcatatttgtatatatatacctctATGAAGAAATTATTAGTTAAATGATAGAGGTAAGAAGGTGTCAAAGTTCCTAGATGcctcatttaattaattctacaACTTCCCTGTTGAGAATTCAGAATCACCACCTCAATTTTATTCAACTTCTCCTCTAGATTGATAACACAAGATTCAAAAATCATGGCAGCTTATGCAGCTTTGGTTTCTGTTATGAATATCATAGATACCCTTAATATTCATCCTCACCCTCCCATCTCTCTTCACCCTGAACAGGTTGAGTCTCTCACTGAAAAGGTCACCTTCCTCCAAGAATTTGTCGAAGTGTATAATCCTCGTCTTGACTACAGCAAAGAAGCTGATCCATTGGAGATTCGCATTGTAGATGCAGCTTATGAAGCCGAAGACATAATCGAATCCCATATTGTGGATCAAATCGAAACTGATGGAGTAAACATCAGCTCTGACTCCCTGTATGAAGCTCCTGAGAAGGTGATCGGAGATATGGATTTGATCAAGAAGGAAGCCATGGAAATCGGCCATATGCACAACAAGTCAACGCCCTCAGATTCTTCAAAGTCTTCCCCCGTTGCCAAGGAGAGTGTTATGGTGGGTGCTGATGATCTCTTGCTTGAAATGAAGGTTAAGCTCACTTCACATCTCTGTGATCTACAGATTATTCGGATCGTAGGAATGGGCGGATCTGGTAAGACCACTCTTGCTCTGAACATTTATCAAGACCTTCTTATTAAggattattttgatatttgtgcTTGGGCTACCATATCTCAAGACTATAGCATTCAAGAAGTGCATATACATATTCCTGGCAAGTTAGATTTAAAAGTTGGTCAAAATTTGGGTGTGGATGCCTTAGGGGAAACCTTGTATAAACACCTATATGGTAGAAGATACTTAATTGTACTTGATGATATGTGGAGTATCGAGGCGTGGGATGGGATTAGGAGGTTTTTACCGGATAACAAAAATGGTAGCAGAATAGTGGTGACGACTAGGCTATCAAACTTGGGTTCTGATTTATCCAAATCTAAGAGCCTTGAGATGAGTCTTTTGAATGAGGTTGATAGTTGGGACCTGCTCTTAAAAACTGCATTTGGAGAACAAGGTTGCCCATTGGAATTGGAGGAAATTGGGAAGAGAATAGGTAAAAGTTGCAAAGGACTTCCGTTGTCAATTGTTGTGATTGGAGGACTTTTGGCAAAATCCAATCATACAATAGAGTTTTGGGAGTCCATAGAGGAAAACTTGAGTTCAATAGTGAATTCAGAGGATGATGAATTGTATTTAAGAATATTACACATGAGCTATAAGCAACTTCCGGTTTATTTGAAACCATGCTTTCTCTATATGGGAGTTTTTCGTGAAGATATGGTGATTCGTAGATCAATGCTCGTTAATCTATGGGTTGCTGAAGGATTTCTAAGACCAAAAAGTGGGAAAAGCTTGGAAGAGATAGCCAACGTGTGTTTGAAGGAGCTTGTTGATAGAAATCTTGTTTTAGTTGATAAGATTGGGATTAATGGGGAGATAAAATGTTGCAAGATTCATGATTTATTGAGAGATTTGTGTATGCGAGAAGCTGAAAAGGAAATGTTTTATCATGTCGTGAGACATGATCTTGTAGAAAGTAATAGCGAACATCGAGTTGTTTTTCCTAGGTTGTTTACATTTGAAATATTGGGATCTTTTTCACATGCTCGTTCCATAATAAGTCAAGATTACGGCTATGGAGATGGTCGACTGCCTTGTAATGTTAGTGGGTGAGGATATTCAAAGCATATTGTGGAGATACTTATTATGGTCATTTCTTGGAAGatgtgtttgaattggtgaACTCACGATACCTTGAAGTCAATGTTCACTGGGATTCCATATTCCCTACTTCGGTTCACCTGCTTTGGAATTTGCGCACATTAGTTCTTAATTGTTGGCGTGATCATGTTGCACCGGTTCAAATTTGGGAATTGCATCAGCTTCGACATCTAGTGGTTAACTCAAGCGAGTTGACTCTCCCGGATCCTCCTAGTGGCCACAATGACATTGTTATCATGGAGAATCTGCAGACACTTAAAGGAGTGAGTAATTTGTATTTGAATGAGGAGGTGGTTAAAAGAATTCccaatttgaagaaattatttgtaaattacGAACTGTCACAAATGGAGGTAGATAACTATCTCAGTTATTTTCAGTGTTTGAGTAAACTGGAAAACTTGCGCTGCATCACCGGAAGTATGTTTGTTGCGCGTTGGAAGTGGTTTAGATTTCCACACTCCCTCAAGAAGTTGTATATTCAAGGCTCTCCTAATATGGAGTTGGAAAACATATTGCAAAAAGTGGGTTCATTGCCACTTCTTGAGAAGTTTGTAATAAGATATGGTTATTTCAGTACTCGCAAGTGGGAAACAATTGAAGGCCAATTTCCAAGCCTCAAGTTTCTACAATTGAGATGTTGTGATGGTCTAGAAGATTGGATTGTATCGGACAACTCCCACTTTCCAGTTCTCGAAAAGCTTTGTCTTTTTGTTATAAAGCAACTCAAAAAGATCCCATCAGAAATGGGAGAAATAGCAACGTTGAAATCAATTGAATTGCGTTTTTGCAATGAATCAGCGGTGAAGTCGGCTAAAAAGATAGTAGAGGAACAAGAGGATTTATATGGAGACCAAATAGACCTTCATGTTCAAGCTACAGTTTATGCTCATGAAGAAGCACTGGGGAGCTTGGCAAGTGTCAACTTTGAAGTTATAGTGGAAGATTAGAATTAGACTTGATGACTGATGT is part of the Salvia hispanica cultivar TCC Black 2014 unplaced genomic scaffold, UniMelb_Shisp_WGS_1.0 HiC_scaffold_96, whole genome shotgun sequence genome and encodes:
- the LOC125200424 gene encoding putative late blight resistance protein homolog R1B-23 isoform X2; translated protein: MDLIKKEAMEIGHMHNKSTPSDSSKSSPVAKESVMIIRIVGMGGSDVFELVNSRYLEVNVHWDSIFPTSVHLLWNLRTLVLNCWRDHVAPVQIWELHQLRHLVVNSSELTLPDPPSGHNDIVIMENLQTLKGVSNLYLNEECLSKLENLRCITGSMFVARWKWFRFPHSLKKLYIQGSPNMELENILQKVGSLPLLEKFVIRYGYFSTRKWETIEGQFPSLKFLQLRCCDGLEDWIVSDNSHFPVLEKLCLFVIKQLKKIPSEMGEIATLKSIELRFCNESAVKSAKKIVEEQEDLYGDQIDLHVQATVYAHEEALGSLASVNFEVIVED
- the LOC125200424 gene encoding putative late blight resistance protein homolog R1A-10 isoform X1, with translation MDLIKKEAMEIGHMHNKSTPSDSSKSSPVAKESVMVGADDLLLEMKVKLTSHLCDLQIIRIVGMGGSGKTTLALNIYQDLLIKDYFDICAWATISQDYSIQEVHIHIPGKLDLKVGQNLGVDALGETLYKHLYGRRYLIVLDDMWSIEAWDGIRRFLPDNKNGSRIVVTTRLSNLGSDLSKSKSLEMSLLNEVDSWDLLLKTAFGEQGCPLELEEIGKRIGKSCKGLPLSIVVIGGLLAKSNHTIEFWESIEENLSSIVNSEDDELYLRILHMSYKQLPVYLKPCFLYMGVFREDMVIRRSMLVNLWVAEGFLRPKSGKSLEEIANVCLKELVDRNLVLVDKIGINGEIKCCKIHDLLRDLCMREAEKEMFYHVVRHDLVESNSEHRVVFPRLFTFEILGSFSHARSIISQDYGYGDGRLPCNVSG